One Triticum dicoccoides isolate Atlit2015 ecotype Zavitan chromosome 4B, WEW_v2.0, whole genome shotgun sequence genomic window carries:
- the LOC119292388 gene encoding probable CCR4-associated factor 1 homolog 11: MSPVWPSSPVPVLSVWASNFKYESANLRHVARNAQYVAIALHYPGVVHHPDQDHNALTAEQRYALVKANVDDLKPLQLGIALYDSDGGYLAAWEFNLRDFRPQADPHDENSLAYLAGRGLDVGALRDHGVSAGMLSKKLFESGLVGARRGRSRSWITYAGAYHVAYLLKIVTGGAPLPRDVAGFNGAVRRYLGDQVYDVATMAAGCPAMPLGLEQIADYLGFHPPLGSPRLAAAAGVRALQVFMRLKYVELGGDVRKYRGLLKGLH, translated from the coding sequence ATGTCGCCGGTATGGCCGTCGTCGCCGGTCCCTGTGCTCTCCGTGTGGGCGTCCAACTTCAAGTACGAATCGGCCAACCTCCGCCACGTCGCCAGGAACGCCCAGTACGTCGCCATCGCCCTGCACTACCCGGGCGTTGTCCACCACCCCGACCAGGACCACAACGCCCTCACCGCCGAGCAGCGCTACGCTCTCGTGAAGGCCAACGTGGACGACCTGAAGCCGCTCCAGCTCGGCATCGCCCTCTACGACAGCGACGGCGGGTACCTCGCCGCCTGGGAGTTCAACCTCCGCGACTTCCGCCCCCAGGCCGACCCGCACGACGAGAACTCCCTCGCGTACCTCGCCGGCCGCGGGCTCGACGTCGGCGCGCTCCGCGACCACGGCGTCAGTGCCGGCATGCTAAGCAAGAAGCTGTTTGAATCCGGCCTGGTCGGCGCTCGGCGTGGGCGGTCGCGGAGTTGGATCACCTACGCTGGGGCTTATCACGTCGCGTACCTGCTCAAAATTGTCACCGGCGGCGCCCCGCTGCCGCGAGACGTGGCCGGGTTCAACGGCGCCGTGCGGCGTTACCTCGGCGACCAGGTCTATGATGTGGCCACGATGGCGGCCGGCTGCCCGGCCATGCCACTGGGGTTGGAGCAGATCGCCGATTACCTCGGCTTCCATCCGCCGCTGGGGAGCCCTCGCCTCGCAGCTGCCGCCGGCGTGCGCGCGCTGCAGGTCTTCATGCGGCTGAAGTACGTAGAGCTCGGCGGCGACGTGCGAAAATACCGGGGTCTTCTTAAAGGCCTGCACTAG